Genomic segment of Alphaproteobacteria bacterium:
ACATTGCTGGCATCTCTTGCGGCATGCGGGGTACAGGGGGATTTATATCGCCCAACCGACCCCAAACCCGACCCAAAAAAGCGTGAGCGCGGATTAAAAACCCACCCGTTCCCCGATCAGCCGCCCGAAGAACAAGAAGTTATGCCCGATTTGATATAAGGAAATCGTTGTGGATCATTTTGCCTATAAAGAAGGCGTATTACACGCCGAAGATATTGCATTGACTACCTTGGCCGAGGAGGTGGGAACACCATTTTATTGCTACTCCACTGCCACGCTGCGTCGGCATTTTGAAGTTTTCCGCACCCCTTTCGATGATATAGATCATAAAATTTGCTATGCGGTGAAAGCCAATTCTAATTTGGCAATTCTGAAAGTGCTTGCCGATTGTGGGGCAGGCGCCGATGTAGTGAGCGAAGGCGAAATTCGTCGCGCCCTCGCCGCAGGTATTGCACCCGAAAACATCGTGTTCTCTGGGGTAGGTAAAACCCAATCCGAAATGCGGTTTGCTTTGGAGCAGGATATTTTCCAATTCAACATCGAATCCGAAGCCGAATTGCTGGCACTTAATGCCGTTGCCAGTGAAATGCATACCCGCGCCAGTATCGCAATACGCGTAAACCCTGATGTAGATGCCAAAACCAACGCAAAAATTTCTACCGGAAAAAAAGAAAACAAATTTGGAATTGATATTGCTAAAGCGCCGGAGCTATACGCCCGTGCCGCCGTTCTTACAGGCATTAAAGTGCAAGGCGTTTCGGTGCATATAGGCTCGCAGCTTACCTCGGTTGAACCATTCAGAGAAGCATTTATAAAAGTACGCGAACTGGTGCAATCTCTGCGCAAATCCGGTTTGCGCATCACCACAATCGATGTCGGCGGCGGATTAGGTGTACCCTATGAGCGCAAATCTGCCGCACCGCCTTCCCCCGCACAATATGCCGCTGTGGTAAAAGACATTTTAAGCGATATGGATTGCACCCTCATTTTTGAGCCGGGGCGCCTGCTGGTAGGAAATGCAGGCATTCTTGTCACTAAAGTTATATATGTAAAGCCTAGCGATACCCGCACTTTTGCCATTGTGGATGTTGCAATGAATGACTTGTTACGCCCATCGCTCTATGGCGCACATCACGACATTATTCCCGTTGCCGAACCCGCTGAGAATATCGCTGAAGTGCCTATTGATATTGTAGGCCCGGTATGCGAAACCGGAGATACTTTTGCAGAACAACGGCTATTGCCGATGCCCGCAAGCGGCGACTTGCTGGTGTTCCGTACCGCAGGTGCCTATGGGGCAGTGATGAGCAGCACGTATAATAGTCGCCACTTAACGCCAGAAATACTGGTAGATGGCGAAAAATATGGCATTATACGAAAACGTCAAACCTATGATCAAATGCTGGCATTAGACGCTATTCCAAGCTGGCTGGCCTAACGATAACAAAAAGGATTACACCCATGACACAGCCTCAATGGATTGATACCCATGTACATATTTTTCCCGAAAGCGATAGCAAAAAAGAATTGCCACGCTTGAGCTTTTTGCAAAACCGGGTGAACACACCCAGCGCGTATCGCGATGCGAACAGCCAACACAGCCCGTCCGGAGTGGTGGTGGTGCATTTTTCTAAAGCGCCCGATTCGGTACATGTAATAGAAACTCTCGATAGCATGGGCAAATGCACCCTGCCAATGGTAGG
This window contains:
- a CDS encoding lipoprotein, whose product is MRALIIMTLLASLAACGVQGDLYRPTDPKPDPKKRERGLKTHPFPDQPPEEQEVMPDLI
- the lysA gene encoding diaminopimelate decarboxylase, coding for MDHFAYKEGVLHAEDIALTTLAEEVGTPFYCYSTATLRRHFEVFRTPFDDIDHKICYAVKANSNLAILKVLADCGAGADVVSEGEIRRALAAGIAPENIVFSGVGKTQSEMRFALEQDIFQFNIESEAELLALNAVASEMHTRASIAIRVNPDVDAKTNAKISTGKKENKFGIDIAKAPELYARAAVLTGIKVQGVSVHIGSQLTSVEPFREAFIKVRELVQSLRKSGLRITTIDVGGGLGVPYERKSAAPPSPAQYAAVVKDILSDMDCTLIFEPGRLLVGNAGILVTKVIYVKPSDTRTFAIVDVAMNDLLRPSLYGAHHDIIPVAEPAENIAEVPIDIVGPVCETGDTFAEQRLLPMPASGDLLVFRTAGAYGAVMSSTYNSRHLTPEILVDGEKYGIIRKRQTYDQMLALDAIPSWLA